The nucleotide sequence ATTGAATGTACTTCTTTAATTGGGGGATATTGCAAGTTTGTCAGGGCTGCACATAGTTGaaagataattgaaatttgtgatATATAATATGATGGAACTTGCTACAAAATATTATAGCACTTTATTCTCCTGATGGCCCGTTCGACATGAATTCTAGCCTTTGCAATTTGCTGAGTTTCATATACTTGGGATTCTGTAAACTGTGGTATTGTTACTTAAAAATGGAAGTATATTTAATGGTACTCTTGCAGGGAGAAGTTCGTTAATCAAGAAACCTTTATCTGCTAATATCAAATCTCCAGCTACCATCTGATCTAGAACCTTACTCTcctcaacaattttttttattagatgtaGACCCTGGATAAGCCTTGCTAACAAAAGTGATTACACCTACCAACATTTTTCATGTGTTTTGGTGTTTGTATGAAATGTAGGTCAATCTCTGGTTTTCCATGCTTGCTGAAACTGCCGAATAAATTTCGGTGCAATCCAAAATTATGTGACCTACGAGGtaaattcattgaatttgtGGTAATATGTACATTGCAAACTTATTTGGTAATGCATCACAAATTCATAATCTTGAATTTAAAATCTGTTCAAACATATTAGCTTTATATTCGATTGAAATACTGCCATTTGTAGAAAAAGCATGTTCTACAGCACTAATTGTGGTTATTTTTTATGAACACAAATATCTACATTAAAGTGATCTCAGATTAtcttttatgaaatttaattataatttttcaatgacaaTGTTCTAGAAATTTTAGCAATAAGTTCTCATGTAAATAAACCTTCCTATAGAAGTTTTATTGTAATTTGACACTTTAGTCTTACTAGTTTAAAATAGTAGCTTTTAAGCCACTTAAACGTAAAAATAGTCGCACGAGATCGATTTGAGTAGCAAATAGTTACCATTGGGAACcctagaaaatttatttcaaattataattccCAGTTACTTAATGAAAAATACTGAATACTGTTTATTATATCAATGCTCCCAATTACAGTGTCTAATCTTTCTCAGTATCATATTCGGCTCAAATGACCACACTGTAATTTATTCCAGCTTCTCAAGGTTTAGGTAAATAatcagaattttaaaaaattaattctcatTTATTCTCAGTAACTCAATCTTAGTTATTCTATTTTACATATACGAAATAAAtgtataatcatttttaaaaaaacgttcaaatatgaataaaagcTTAATCTATCCTTAAACTAAAACTTTCAAGTTATCGTCCTtcaactgaaaaacaaaaaaatagaatttagtACACAAATAACCTGAATCTGATtacatttcacaaaaaatatactCACTGTATGAACTAAGATCAATTTCATCAGGTAATTCTGTAATATTAACATCAAATCTATCTTGTACTTCATTTAAGATTTTAGCATCTCCTTCTTCAGAAACAAAAGTTATGGCGAGACCTTTTGTACCAAAACGTCCTGCTCTAGCAACCCTATGTAAGTATGTATCGGAATCCTCTGGCATATCATAATTAAATACAATGTTTACTCTTTCAATATCCATACCTCGACCAAATAAGTTGGTAGCTACCAAGATTCtctgtaataaaatatactatGTAATTTAAAACTGCCAGATGGTTAGGTTAGTGTTGCAATAGTGATATCAAAAACAATTAAGAGGTTCATTAAGTAATAATTACTCCTTAAAACAAATTACACAATTTGGCCCTTCAATCCTCCATAGGTCGCTAGTTATTTGTCTGGAAGGTCTAAGTGAAGTAATAGTGGTTGTTGGTTAAGTGGTATTAAAAAGTGTATTCGGTAAATCAGGAGTTGAATACATGGACATGCtttaacaaagtttattttatgaACTGGATCATTTGATTTCAAGGCTTAAATTGAGAAACTGCTGAAGCATCAAAAGGTGTTGGATTATTCAAGAGACTGGGAACCACAAAAAGGATCTTTAAATAGTTAAAGGGGACTTCACATTTTATGGTCTGTTGTACTCTGGAGGCATAGCCTTGGAGTTAAAGTGTTGCATTGATTCTAATTAAGCCAACGATCATGAGACAAGACGCTCAATATCTGGATTTGTTACTACTTGCGGTGGAGCTGCCATTACATGGATGAGTCGCAAGCAACTGAAGCTGAATATGTAGCTGCAAGTGAAGGAGCAAAGGAATTTGTGTGGCTGCGTAGATTGCTGAATGAAATAACAAGCCTGTCTCGGTTACCAACATTGCTTGTTGACAATGAGTACTATAAAACTAATCTAGAACCCAGTGTTGAGAGCCTTCTCACATATTTCACTTTACTTCACAACTTTGTTGTTTGCACTTTGAAATTAGTCTGTATAATTCCTTCCTGTATTCCTCATACACagttttatgtaaatatttcagGTGATGATAATTAGACATCTATTATACTCACTAACCTTTTGAAAGTCTTTGAATTGTTCATAACGAGATAATCTTTCTTTTTGATCCATTCCTCTGTGAATTCCAATTGCTGGGAAATTCTGTTCGGTTAATAGTTGAGCTAAAGCTACACACCTCTGAACAGATTTTACAAAAATGACGACCTTAAACAAAGtaaattcattagaaaataatgaaatgtaatcaaatattttatattaattagttttagTCAGTGAGAGagttcaattatttcattaaaatcaaaacaaagttatcatcatataaaaaaattaaaaagtaccTTTTAAAAATCTCGTaacttaaaatataattgacaaAACCTACCTGGTTGAATTCCAAGACATCGAGtaattcgaataattttttattcttttcattttctttaagtTTTACATAATGTTGTTGGAGACCGTGCAGAGTTAATTTAGTTTCATCATCAACATACACTTCCATAGgctgaataaaaaaaagtcacAAATATCACTAGAAAATTCCaacaaacttttaaataaatcttcAACAGGCATATTCTTCCAAATAAGATAACTAAATATATTGAGACTATATAGgtataaatatgaaaactgaGTCTTTGTTCatcttacaaaaattttttgaaatatttgaaaacaaacactcatgatataattaaaagaaaatttaccaaATGGGATCAAAAAGTccaaaattacataaaaagaGACAAAAGCCTGAAGAACAGGCCAATGGAcatgaaaaataactaaaaaaaagtatgaaacAATTCCcagtttcaaatttttggaagaatatgtatatatagtctcacatgtttttttttgaaaaattgaatgaatgaaaataacagcttctttccaaaattatcaaaaattgaaataaatttgaacttaactaaaaaacatgtaatttgTAAAATCAAGATTTCtacttattgaaaatttgacacATGGACCTAACACAGTAATTAAAGTAAATTAGTTTCCTCACTTAGAAAATCGCAGGACACATCAACTTTTGAATTCAATTGTATGCTGTTATATAATTAGTGAAGATCCAGATGGTATAATTGTGTTTATTATGAATATCAATAATGgtgtgaaattttattaacaagaaATATCAACTAcaaaattgtgtaaaaatttataataattccaatCCCActgaatgaaatatttgtttatgctttaaatgTAAGAACTTTCCGAATGAAccatgaatttttttgtgagtTATATggtgttttatgaaaaactaaCTAGAATGATTTGCATCATTCAACTAATATTTAAATAGTGCACAATCAAATACTAAAGTTGACATGTTCTAgtgtatgaaaaatttattcccTTTATTATAATTCTATTATATTCTAATTCGAAATGTTCTcgtaaaattattcaaaataaatatatcgacTTGAGTTATCACAGATGATTGTGGTATTGAAATTCTTTAATGGTATCAACAAAAAGATTACTGTGTAGAAACCAAATTTAGTCTAAAATTTATTAGcagcaaattttttttgttgtcacAAAAATCCCTAGAATTTAATATATACATCCCAAACTCAACTAGAAACAGTACATTATGAGAAAACATCTCACTACTAAAGCTGATAGTATatactttttcttctaaaacCAAACAAGGAAGTGAGTAACTATTAAAGGGGTAGAAATATGAAATAGATATTCAAAGCACAAAGATAATAGGATAATTAATTTCATGCTATCTTTACATAAATTCATATGAATATCAAGTAGTTTTAAAGGGTAAGTGATTATTATTCTGttttaagaaatgtttttaattcaAACTCGAAGGTATACATGTATTTTATTGTAATGGGATGCTGTGAGGGcatgaaattaattttcctgATGCcatatattcaatcaaaaccATTTGGAAGgataattgaaacaataaagTTTCTTAATTTACTCAATCTTGAAAGGTAGCCTAACGAACCATCAGTTCAAGAAACTAATGTAAGTACTTCTAGAGCACATTGTACATATATTAAGACCatttagttgttgaaaataCTAACATCCCACAGGaaagtaaaaataatgatgAGAATATAATTAAGAGGGAAAGAGAGATTGAAAATTCTTAGGTAGGataaggaaatttttttataggagGAAGATTTGTTGGAGTTGGTCCTCTGCAGGTCTGGAGAGGAGGAAAGCTATGAGTATTGGccagaagaaaacaaaaagagagctctagtaagtaaaaacggctCTTCTCGGTTTGGggattttttgtttgtttattaaaaaatctaattggGGAGCAGGTTACAGGGAAACTGTGGAAAACCTTAGGAAGGAAAGCCTGAAAAACCTGGATGCATATTAACAGAAATTTAGACAAAAATGGTGAAATTTGTAAGAGATCTGAATCCTATtagacaaaatatttataatatgcAAAAATCATGATTTTAtgtaaatggaaaataaaagagAAGTAATTGAGGTTCAAGAAAAATGTATCAGTACCTCAATTACTCTTATCTACTATACAAACAGACAATGAAATAAGATCTGCAGTTACGAAGGTCTTGGGTGAATCCATCGTACATACAGTTCAGTCGAAATCTCGCATCCCATCATCGCTGCTTCCATTGAACTATTTCCAAATTAAGCTTAGCTTCCAAAATAAAGGAGAACAGATCTCCCAATGGCATCAAAAACCCGGTACTGGATCTAGATTgatgtgtaaaatttttgtacattGTAGCTCGGCCAAAACAACAAAACGCGAATCCCtttaacgaaaaatattaatcttCACTATCTTGTGTCCTCTTCTTAGCCCAGCCCTCCCCAACCTACTCGTTGGGCTACAATGCGCTAACCGGACGCGAAACATctttatacaattttaaattacagtagatttctattatttgaaaactttgatccattttataaaaataatttctcgaTCAAACTGTGCGAGTGGGTGCGTCATTCGAATGTtgtgtagaaaaataatttagaattacATCTTGCATAAATTTCTTGCAAACTGGCCGAATTTCCTTGCTGAGTGTCGCACTAAACATCATTACTTGTTTTCCATGGGGCGTGTTTCTATATATTTCCTGGACATCACGTCGcatatctacaaaaaatatcaaccaCTTAAcacaagaaaaaaaagatttcaatacttttgtaatttgaaagtaaatttgcacaaaaaatttttactgtaTATAAATATAGCTAAATATGGAAAATGGATAATACATAATCAACCATAGTCAAAATAAGTACAGTAATATCTCCCTATAACACTATAGATTGGGTCTGTGTTGCAAGAGGATCCCTGCACAACATGAAACAGTTTCCAATTCCTTTATTAtgatgattgaaaaaatttaggGGTTTTGCTTTTATTAAACAACTACTTAtaggaatattattttgaatgcaATCTTCTATCTAAATCATGAaacacttttttgtttttgttatcaaCGAATCTTATACACATGAAGATTTAATTAAGGTCTGCAACAATCTAGACATTACAGTACttcttattttacaaaattgcTGACTCATTTAGTTTCAGATCCTTtgctattattgtttatttcttaCAATTATTTAGCTGatccaaaatatcaatttttttgttgtagagAAATAAATTTCTCTTTGAGTCACTTAATATGAAGATTGGTTATAAGAGTATTGTGTTATAAAAGGGATTactgtatatatgtataatccAAAAATATCTTACCTAGGAGCTCCAACATTTTATCACATTCATCAAGGATGAAATGTTTCAGgtgtttcaaattcaatttctttgATCTGACTAGAGCCAAAATACGTCCTGGTGTACCAACCACAATGTGTGGgcaattatttttaagtatttcttcATCTTTCTGGATTGGTAAGCCTCCAAAGAATACAGCGACTTTGATGTTTGACATGTACTTACTAAAACGTTCATATTCTTTACTAATTTGGAATGCCAATTCCCGAGTATGGCACATAACGAGTACATAAACAGCATTTTCAGTAGGTTCTAATTGTTGAAGTGTAGCTAACACAAATACAGCCGTTTTTCCCATACCAGATTTAGCTTGACACAGAATGTCCATGCCAATAACAGCTTGTGGTATACACTCATGTTGAACTACAAAACATATAATTATTAGTACAGAATATAAGCATACTTTCATAAATATTACCTTCTGAGGGATGTTCAAAACCGCAGTCAACAATAGCCCTAAGAATTTCGGGCCTCAGTAGGAAATCTCTAAACCCGGAACTGTGAATAGATACATAAGTACCCTTCAAACCTTTTTTCTGAACTTCAGTATTAGCTGTGTCGGGTGTAGTTTGTTCagtattttcttcatcttcgtAATCCAAAAGATCATCAGCATCGGCCATTTCGTTATTTAAGTCTGAAAGATAAAGCGACATAATTATAAATGTTGTTGTATTTACAAACGTATACGTTTACAAATATGGCTGTTCATTCATTCAcattcttttgttttatctgCACCGGCttccattttaatttaaaaatatgtttgtggAATGAATGTACAGAaatcatatttcatttaaattatttcaaaaattgaaataacttgaagattatataaataaaatcggCTTACATTAAACTCACACGCAACTACACAATACAACGATATAAAGCTGGTAACCGGTAGAGGTAAAAAAATATACGTAATTGGAAAAGAAGAGATGTTTGACTGAATAGACATGCGTGTTACGACATCACTGGTGATGAGGTACAATAACGAAACGTTATTTAATCACTAGTAGCAATGGGAACCATCATcacatttcataaaatatagCTAAAAAACTCATAACAATAGCTTCATTTATGGTTTCACCATATTTTCCcttgatctttttttttcttattatgcttgatgtaaaaaattcggAATGGAAATGAAACCATTTAATATAATAGTTAATACGATATGTTGATTTCCAAttgatgtataaaaatatttatgttaaaagaaatattttttccttgtCACTTTAGGGAAATTCGGTGTTATAGTTGTAGTTTTGGTACACACGCATGGtgaatttgaaaagttattgtGATGTTTTGGAGGAGTTATGGAAATTGCTGTTATTCTTGTTGTTACTTAGACTTATAACTCATTTATTCTTGTTTGTTTCTAGCATTCACGTATTATGTAAAAAGTGATGTATCATGAGCCACTTTCCATCAGCTTAAAGTTACCAGCaagttttaaatgttttcattataaatagcATAATTTTAAGTACGTGCTTTACTTACTATCAATAGAATTATCAAgggtaaatattaaaaaata is from Diorhabda carinulata isolate Delta chromosome 1, icDioCari1.1, whole genome shotgun sequence and encodes:
- the LOC130891232 gene encoding ATP-dependent RNA helicase WM6; its protein translation is MADADDLLDYEDEENTEQTTPDTANTEVQKKGLKGTYVSIHSSGFRDFLLRPEILRAIVDCGFEHPSEVQHECIPQAVIGMDILCQAKSGMGKTAVFVLATLQQLEPTENAVYVLVMCHTRELAFQISKEYERFSKYMSNIKVAVFFGGLPIQKDEEILKNNCPHIVVGTPGRILALVRSKKLNLKHLKHFILDECDKMLELLDMRRDVQEIYRNTPHGKQVMMFSATLSKEIRPVCKKFMQDPMEVYVDDETKLTLHGLQQHYVKLKENEKNKKLFELLDVLEFNQVVIFVKSVQRCVALAQLLTEQNFPAIGIHRGMDQKERLSRYEQFKDFQKRILVATNLFGRGMDIERVNIVFNYDMPEDSDTYLHRVARAGRFGTKGLAITFVSEEGDAKILNEVQDRFDVNITELPDEIDLSSYIEGR